A window of the Gossypium arboreum isolate Shixiya-1 chromosome 2, ASM2569848v2, whole genome shotgun sequence genome harbors these coding sequences:
- the LOC108466166 gene encoding uncharacterized protein LOC108466166, whose amino-acid sequence MHLQELDKQVSKLALMVSRLESQGKLPSQTEPNPRHNASAMTLRSGKVLVPVLDTSRGHDTSRAHDTSQDREKLDTEAPVESVPQKSFTVPPPFPERLVQYRKERDEKEILDTFRKVEINIPLLDAIKLIPRYVKFLKELCMSKRKLLGNEKVSVEENVSVVLQQKIPPKCKDQDKSVVHPEGVLEDVLVKVNELIFPADFYIINTEDENSANSSNTLLGRPILSTAQTKIDVRSGILTMEFDGEVVKFNVYEAMNHPNLISNVSNIDIIDPLTELCLEYYDEDELRTVLCKSLDFDAIKELEEWINFEDSVHETVAHMEA is encoded by the exons ATGCATTTGCAGGAATTGGATAAGCAAGTGAGCAAACTCGCGCTCATGGTTAGCCGTTTGGAGTCCCAAGGTAAGCTGCCATCCCAGACTGAGCCAAATCCTCGACACAATGCAAGCGCTATGACATTAAGGAGTGGGAAGGTTTTGGTGCCCGTACTTGACACAAGTCGCGGCCACGACACTAGTCGCGCCCATGACACTAGTCAAGATAGGGAGAAACTTGACACAGAGGCTCCAGTAGAATCGGTACCACAAAAGTCGTTCACAGTACCACCTCCGTTTCCCGAAAGACTAGTTCAATACAGGAAGGAGCGAGACGAGAAGGAGATCCTCGACACCTTTCGAAAGGTGGAAATCAACATACCTCTTCTCGATGCAATTAAACTGATCCCACGATACGTAAAATTCCTAAAAGAATTATGTATGAGTAAAAGGAAACTTTTGggaaatgaaaaggtaagtgtcgaAGAAAATGTCTCTGTCGTTCTGCAACAGAAAATACCGCCCAAATGTaaggaccaag ATAAATCTGTGGTACATCCGGAGGGAGTATTAGAGGACGTTCTTGTCAAGGTAAACGAGTTAATATTTCCTGCAGACTTCTACATTATCAACACGGAGGATGAAAATTCAGCCAATTCATCTAACACACTTCTCGGGAGACCAATTTTGAGTACCGCTCAAACAAAAATTGATGTACGAAGTGGGATACTCACTATGGAGTTCGATGGAGAGGTGGTGAAATTCAATGTCTATGAGGCCATGAACCATCCTAACCTGATTTCTAATGTTTCTAATATTGATATAATTGATCCTTTAACTGAATTATGTTTAGAATATTATGACGAGGATGAATTACGAACCGTTCTATGCAAAAGTCTGGACTTTGATGCCATTAAGGAACTGGAGGAATGGATAAACTTTGAAGATTCGGTTCATGAAACAGTGGCTCATATGGAGGCATAA